TGCATTATTGGCGATGATCATTACCACTACACCAGGTACGGTATCGGCGGGGATCGATCAGGACCGTGGTGATATCTTGGTACATGCACTCAGTACGGATGATATTGACAGCGAAATTGAATCGATTAAACAGCGCTATGAACAGCCTTTAATTCGTATTTTTAGTGCCAAAACAGGAGCATCAGAATGACGATTTTACCTTATGCGCTGATGATCGCTTTAGGGGCAGTAACCATTTCAATGCTGCTCTGCCTGATTCGTTTGGTGATGGGACCTTCAATTGTAGACCGCTTGCTGGCTTTAGATACTTTGTTCCTAAATGGAATTTGCCTGATGGTTATTCTAGGTATCTATTGGACCAGTACCTACTTATTTGAAGGTGCTTTACTCATTGCCATGCTCGGTTTTGTTTCCACTGCTGCTCTTGCCCGCTATTTCACTAGCGGTCATGTGATTGATTAAGAGGATTTAACATGTCTTTGTTCTTGGAAATCCTCGTTTCGATCTTTTTGGTGATTGGCTCATTCTTTATGTTGGTCGGTGGGATTGGCATGGTTCGCTTGCCTGATCTGTTCATGCGATTGCATGCACCAACCAAATCCAGCACATTAGGACT
This window of the Acinetobacter sp. NCu2D-2 genome carries:
- a CDS encoding monovalent cation/H+ antiporter subunit F, which produces MTILPYALMIALGAVTISMLLCLIRLVMGPSIVDRLLALDTLFLNGICLMVILGIYWTSTYLFEGALLIAMLGFVSTAALARYFTSGHVID